The following proteins are encoded in a genomic region of Dialister hominis:
- a CDS encoding flavodoxin family protein, which produces MGKKVTVISTSLRHGSNSAVLADAFAMGASEAGNEVTLISLTGKDIHFCTGCLACQKTGKCVIHDDMNDMQEIVRTSDVLVFATPIYYYEMSGQMKTFLDRLNPLYIADCQFKDVYLLASAAEEDEYAMKRAKSGLEGWIECFPQSHFAGSVFAGGMTNPGMAKGSAAFEEARKAGMNV; this is translated from the coding sequence ATGGGAAAGAAAGTCACTGTGATTTCTACAAGTCTTCGTCACGGGAGCAATTCGGCCGTTCTGGCGGATGCTTTTGCCATGGGCGCATCGGAAGCGGGCAATGAAGTGACGCTCATCTCGCTCACAGGGAAGGACATCCATTTCTGCACAGGCTGCCTTGCCTGCCAGAAGACGGGAAAGTGCGTCATCCATGACGATATGAATGATATGCAGGAAATCGTCCGCACGTCTGATGTTCTTGTGTTTGCCACGCCGATTTATTATTATGAAATGAGCGGGCAGATGAAGACATTCCTCGACAGGCTGAATCCGCTCTACATAGCCGACTGCCAGTTCAAGGATGTCTACCTTCTGGCTTCAGCCGCTGAAGAGGATGAGTATGCGATGAAAAGAGCGAAGAGCGGCCTTGAAGGATGGATCGAATGCTTCCCGCAGTCGCATTTTGCCGGCTCTGTCTTTGCAGGCGGCATGACGAATCCGGGCATGGCGAAAGGAAGCGCTGCCTTTGAGGAAGCCAGAAAAGCCGGAATGAATGTATAA
- a CDS encoding MBL fold metallo-hydrolase, giving the protein MFHILRWVVAAIALLGVFGYWFVNQPQMDPLMTPERKARIEASPHYVNGEFVPETPHEKVNPSLGFWKEFFFPTPGKTIPSDPMISVKTNLRQLPRDKDVLVWMGHSSYYMQLNGHRILIDPISAEYALPVPFVDKAFEGSNIYTPDDIPDDIDVMVLSHDHWDHLDYDFVRAIEPKVKHVVTGLGNGGYYEKWGYPLEKISEEDWNTPVKIDDGLTVWVLPARHFSGRMLKRNQTLYAGFAFITPGRKVFYSGDGGYDGRFARIGDQFGGFDLAILEDGQYNKDWHSVHMMPEETAQAAVDLHAKTVVPCHNGKYPLSTHQWKDPYIRLVKAAHEKDLTLLTPMIGETLRIGDQNQYFGRWWELMN; this is encoded by the coding sequence ATGTTTCATATATTGCGCTGGGTCGTGGCGGCCATCGCCCTTCTGGGCGTCTTCGGGTACTGGTTCGTGAACCAGCCGCAGATGGATCCTTTGATGACGCCGGAAAGAAAGGCGCGCATCGAAGCGTCTCCGCACTACGTGAACGGAGAATTCGTCCCCGAGACGCCGCATGAGAAGGTCAATCCTTCCCTTGGTTTCTGGAAGGAATTCTTCTTCCCGACACCGGGAAAGACGATACCATCCGACCCTATGATCAGCGTGAAGACGAACCTGAGACAGCTCCCCAGGGACAAGGACGTCCTTGTCTGGATGGGGCACTCCTCTTACTATATGCAGCTGAACGGGCACAGGATCCTGATCGATCCCATTTCCGCCGAGTATGCATTGCCTGTTCCCTTCGTGGACAAGGCTTTTGAAGGAAGTAATATCTACACGCCCGACGATATACCGGACGACATCGACGTCATGGTGCTCTCCCACGATCACTGGGACCACCTCGACTATGACTTCGTCCGCGCCATCGAGCCGAAGGTCAAACACGTCGTGACCGGCCTTGGAAATGGCGGATACTACGAAAAGTGGGGCTACCCGCTTGAAAAGATTTCTGAAGAAGACTGGAATACGCCCGTCAAGATCGACGATGGCCTGACCGTCTGGGTCCTCCCTGCGCGCCATTTCTCCGGAAGGATGCTGAAGAGAAATCAGACACTCTATGCAGGCTTTGCCTTCATCACGCCGGGAAGGAAAGTCTTCTACAGCGGCGATGGCGGCTATGACGGAAGATTTGCAAGGATCGGCGACCAGTTCGGCGGATTTGACCTGGCGATCCTGGAAGACGGCCAGTACAATAAGGACTGGCACTCCGTCCACATGATGCCGGAAGAAACAGCCCAGGCAGCCGTCGACCTCCATGCTAAGACCGTCGTTCCCTGCCACAATGGCAAGTACCCGCTCTCCACGCACCAGTGGAAAGACCCGTACATCCGCCTTGTGAAAGCAGCACACGAAAAAGACCTCACGCTCCTGACCCCCATGATCGGAGAAACCCTCCGCATCGGGGACCAGAACCAGTACTTCGGCCGCTGGTGGGAACTAATGAATTAA
- the ileS gene encoding isoleucine--tRNA ligase produces the protein MDYSKTLHLPQTEFPMRGNLPKKEPEFVDFWQKNDLYEKRVEKRQHDGAPTFVLHDGPPYANGKIHIGHALNKTLKDVIVRYKYMAGDNANYIPGWDTHGLPIEYAVLKDSGEDRANMTPLELRRKCLEYAKKWIAIQKEDFIRMGVVGDFKHPYVTFDPHLEAKELEVFGEMAKKHYIYKGKKAVYWCPHCETALAEAEIEYKDRKSPSIYVKYPAVDIKGLGPDGVDPSKLFAVIWTTTPWTIPASLYISVNPKFTYVWVHNKTADEYYLMSKELAPAAMADCKIEDYEFVGREMLGSEWDLATFHHPLAIYNRTIYVLEGNHVTLDAGTGCVHTAPGHGVEDFEVYKSYENAGKLKQEVVCPVDEKGNMTAEAGEFLQGKSIWDAEGPVISALAHEGHLLGKKSIHHQYAHCWRCKNPVIYRATEQWFASINDFRDKALKAVDDTRFIPSWGHDRLYNMIRDRQDWCISRQRSWGVPIPAFYCDDCGKWVITDETMKKVEEIVEKEGTDAWWAHSAEELLPEGFKCPHCGGTHFHKEKDIMDVWFDSGSTWNGVLRYPHEDWKEDGVQFPADLYLEGSDQHRGWFHSSLLCSVAVNGYAPYKAVLTHGFTMDGEGRKMSKSVGNVVAPQDIINRYGADVMRLWISSVDYQGDVRLSDKIVKSMSDVYRKIRNTFRYLMGNLYDFDPKKDSVAYEDMEEMDRWALLRLEQVKRTVLKAYEDYEFHVMYHAVHNFCTVDLSAIYLDILKDRLYTEKADSRLRRSAQTAMYEILTSLVRLVAPVLCFTAEEVWQDLPNKEEREWSVHMASMPELNDKFLDKALDEKWKKRLAVRSVITKALEEARQAKTIGHPLDAEVTVYAKGEAYDILKAMEKELADFCIVSQTKLVEGTESAPENAVSDDEGNVKVTVSVCELEKCERCWKRTPDVDSDPAHPHVCARCAHVLAETGEAGE, from the coding sequence ATGGATTACAGCAAAACCCTGCATCTGCCTCAGACAGAATTCCCGATGCGCGGCAACCTTCCGAAGAAGGAACCGGAATTCGTGGATTTCTGGCAGAAAAATGATTTGTATGAAAAGAGAGTGGAGAAGAGACAGCATGACGGCGCTCCGACTTTCGTCCTGCACGACGGACCTCCCTATGCAAATGGCAAGATCCACATCGGCCATGCACTGAATAAGACACTGAAGGACGTCATCGTCCGTTACAAATACATGGCTGGCGACAATGCCAACTACATCCCGGGCTGGGATACTCACGGCCTTCCGATCGAATACGCAGTCCTCAAGGACTCCGGTGAAGACCGCGCCAACATGACCCCGCTCGAACTGCGCAGAAAGTGCCTGGAATACGCTAAGAAATGGATCGCTATCCAGAAGGAAGACTTCATCCGCATGGGCGTTGTCGGCGATTTCAAGCATCCATACGTCACCTTCGATCCGCACCTCGAAGCTAAGGAACTCGAAGTCTTCGGCGAAATGGCCAAGAAGCACTACATTTACAAGGGCAAGAAAGCCGTTTACTGGTGCCCGCACTGCGAAACAGCCCTGGCTGAAGCAGAAATCGAATACAAGGACAGAAAATCCCCGTCCATCTACGTCAAGTATCCGGCTGTGGATATCAAGGGCCTTGGGCCGGACGGCGTCGATCCATCCAAGCTCTTTGCCGTTATCTGGACCACCACACCGTGGACCATCCCGGCATCCCTCTACATCAGCGTGAACCCGAAATTCACCTATGTATGGGTACACAACAAAACCGCTGATGAATACTACCTCATGAGCAAGGAACTCGCTCCGGCTGCCATGGCTGACTGCAAGATTGAAGACTACGAATTCGTAGGCCGCGAAATGCTCGGCTCTGAATGGGACCTCGCAACCTTCCATCATCCGCTGGCCATTTATAACCGCACTATCTATGTCCTCGAAGGCAACCATGTCACCCTTGATGCCGGCACAGGCTGCGTTCATACCGCTCCTGGACACGGCGTTGAAGACTTTGAAGTTTACAAATCTTATGAAAACGCTGGCAAGCTGAAACAGGAAGTCGTCTGCCCGGTTGATGAAAAAGGCAACATGACTGCTGAAGCAGGCGAATTCCTCCAGGGCAAGAGCATCTGGGACGCAGAAGGCCCGGTCATCTCCGCTCTGGCTCATGAAGGCCACCTCCTTGGCAAGAAATCCATCCACCATCAGTACGCACACTGCTGGCGCTGCAAGAACCCAGTCATCTATCGTGCTACCGAGCAGTGGTTCGCATCCATCAACGACTTCAGAGATAAAGCACTGAAAGCTGTCGACGATACACGCTTCATCCCATCCTGGGGTCATGACCGTCTCTACAACATGATCCGCGACCGTCAGGACTGGTGTATTTCCCGCCAGAGATCCTGGGGCGTGCCGATTCCTGCATTCTACTGCGACGACTGCGGCAAGTGGGTCATCACTGATGAAACGATGAAGAAAGTCGAAGAAATCGTAGAAAAAGAAGGCACCGATGCATGGTGGGCTCATTCCGCTGAAGAACTCCTTCCGGAAGGCTTCAAATGCCCGCACTGCGGAGGCACCCATTTCCATAAAGAAAAAGACATCATGGACGTATGGTTCGACTCCGGCTCCACATGGAACGGCGTCCTCCGTTACCCGCATGAAGACTGGAAGGAAGACGGCGTACAGTTCCCGGCTGACCTGTACCTCGAAGGCTCCGACCAGCACCGCGGCTGGTTCCATTCTTCCCTCCTCTGCTCCGTAGCAGTCAATGGATACGCTCCATACAAAGCAGTCCTGACACACGGCTTCACCATGGACGGCGAAGGCAGAAAGATGTCCAAGTCCGTCGGCAACGTCGTTGCTCCGCAGGACATCATCAACCGCTACGGCGCAGACGTCATGAGACTCTGGATTTCCTCCGTCGACTATCAGGGCGACGTCAGACTGTCTGACAAGATCGTCAAATCCATGAGCGACGTATACAGAAAGATCAGGAACACATTCCGCTACCTCATGGGCAACCTGTACGACTTCGATCCGAAGAAGGACAGCGTAGCATATGAAGATATGGAAGAAATGGACAGATGGGCACTTCTGCGCCTCGAACAGGTCAAGAGAACCGTCCTCAAGGCTTATGAAGACTATGAATTCCATGTCATGTACCATGCCGTACACAACTTCTGCACCGTCGACCTTTCCGCTATCTACCTGGATATCCTGAAAGACCGCCTCTACACAGAAAAAGCAGACTCCCGCCTCAGAAGAAGCGCGCAGACCGCTATGTACGAAATTCTGACAAGCCTCGTCCGCCTCGTAGCTCCTGTACTCTGCTTCACCGCTGAAGAAGTATGGCAGGACCTCCCGAACAAGGAAGAACGCGAATGGTCCGTCCACATGGCATCCATGCCGGAACTGAACGACAAATTCCTCGACAAGGCACTCGATGAAAAATGGAAGAAACGCCTCGCAGTCAGAAGCGTCATCACCAAAGCCCTCGAAGAAGCCCGCCAGGCAAAGACCATCGGCCACCCGCTCGACGCTGAAGTCACCGTCTACGCAAAAGGCGAAGCTTACGATATCCTCAAAGCTATGGAAAAGGAACTTGCAGATTTCTGCATCGTATCCCAGACCAAACTCGTAGAAGGCACCGAAAGCGCTCCTGAAAACGCAGTATCCGACGATGAAGGAAACGTCAAAGTTACCGTCTCCGTCTGCGAACTCGAAAAATGCGAACGCTGCTGGAAGAGAACCCCGGACGTCGACTCCGACCCGGCTCATCCGCACGTATGCGCACGCTGCGCCCACGTCCTCGCAGAAACCGGCGAAGCTGGAGAATAA
- a CDS encoding IS110 family RNA-guided transposase — MICVGIDVSKRKSTVCFMAPGDKIIRRPFDVKHTKEELQPLVDEIRVQAKYDEIKVVMESTGVYHLSIAYFLQQNGIFVSVVNALKVANFNKAENFRHTKTDSIDSTNIARYGIAYWAKLPQFDLNGDKYFLLKRLCDAYLNFSEERSRILLQLQSQLEQTMPEIFDLFGGFDINSGKDKLLDFLERYCHIEDIIAKSEAEFVASYCGWAKEKGYRSNESKAATIYAQAKNGIPSIPNNPIVRETIMWYVGLLRRADETLMASLTRMEDIAKDLPEYELVGEMGGVGRVTRVALIAQIGDVRRFKNKHSLICFAGLTPSIHESGKFRALQNHIVKKGPARLRKVLYQVMMLLVMHKIPKDDAVYRFIKKKEAEGKYKKVAKVAGMAKFLRIYYGRVMHLYRDLGLAA; from the coding sequence ATGATCTGTGTAGGTATTGATGTATCCAAGAGAAAAAGTACGGTGTGTTTCATGGCGCCTGGCGACAAGATCATCCGCAGGCCCTTTGATGTTAAGCACACAAAAGAGGAACTTCAGCCTCTGGTCGATGAAATTCGGGTACAAGCAAAGTATGACGAGATAAAAGTCGTCATGGAATCAACAGGTGTCTATCACCTGTCGATAGCCTATTTCTTGCAGCAGAATGGGATTTTTGTATCTGTCGTCAACGCTCTGAAGGTTGCTAATTTTAATAAGGCAGAGAACTTCAGACACACAAAGACAGACTCCATCGACTCCACGAATATTGCCAGATATGGAATCGCTTATTGGGCAAAGTTACCGCAATTCGATCTTAATGGAGATAAGTATTTCCTCTTGAAGAGACTCTGCGATGCTTATCTTAACTTTTCGGAGGAAAGAAGCCGCATCCTTCTCCAGCTGCAAAGTCAATTGGAGCAGACCATGCCAGAAATCTTCGATCTTTTCGGAGGATTCGACATAAACAGCGGTAAAGACAAACTGCTGGATTTCCTGGAAAGGTATTGCCACATTGAGGATATTATTGCTAAATCGGAAGCAGAATTTGTCGCATCTTATTGCGGATGGGCAAAAGAAAAAGGATACCGTTCCAATGAGAGTAAAGCAGCAACGATCTACGCTCAAGCAAAGAATGGTATCCCTTCCATCCCCAATAATCCAATTGTTAGAGAAACCATCATGTGGTATGTCGGATTACTGAGAAGAGCCGACGAAACTCTTATGGCTAGTTTAACACGAATGGAAGATATAGCCAAGGATCTGCCGGAATATGAACTCGTCGGCGAGATGGGCGGAGTCGGAAGAGTTACCAGAGTAGCGCTTATTGCCCAGATCGGAGATGTGAGACGCTTTAAAAACAAGCATTCTCTGATCTGCTTTGCAGGCCTGACCCCATCAATACATGAATCAGGGAAATTCCGAGCCTTGCAGAATCACATAGTAAAGAAAGGTCCTGCGCGGCTGCGGAAAGTATTGTATCAAGTAATGATGTTGTTAGTTATGCATAAAATCCCCAAAGATGATGCAGTATATAGGTTCATAAAGAAGAAAGAGGCAGAAGGAAAGTATAAAAAAGTAGCAAAAGTAGCAGGAATGGCTAAGTTTTTACGAATATACTACGGCCGGGTGATGCATTTGTATCGCGACTTAGGCCTTGCTGCGTAA
- a CDS encoding Na+/H+ antiporter NhaC family protein has product MKYKSPNIGSFKALLPFLIFIAIYLGAGIYFQMQGVDMAFYQFPSVTAMFIAVLSAFCLGSEPIMFKFGIFSKGAANDNIMTMLMIYILAGAFSAVAAAMGGRDATVNLGISMVPAQYLTAGIFLISAFMGTATGTSMGTVAAIIPIAAGIGEKSGISAPLIIAACVGGAMFGDNLSMISDTTIAATKTQGCALKDKFKVNFLIALPAAIATIAVLLILGTPGAAIPDTSGGFDFMKVLPYIVVLLLALMGTNVFLVLVIGIFLAGGIGLSAGDLTIISLAQAVWNGFTSMNEAFFLALFCGGISEMISYYGGITWLINKLHGMIRGPKTAQLGIASLVSLVDCATANNTVAIIVSGDVAKQISEKYKVDPRRSASLLDIFSCIFQGIIPYGAQLLTAAALATQSGVKITTLDIVPHMWYCLFLAIFGILSIFIPYADGLCRRNPWDWEKGKPVENK; this is encoded by the coding sequence ATGAAATACAAATCCCCCAACATTGGCAGTTTCAAGGCGCTGCTCCCCTTCCTCATCTTCATCGCCATCTACCTTGGTGCAGGCATCTACTTCCAGATGCAGGGCGTGGACATGGCTTTCTATCAGTTCCCTTCCGTGACGGCGATGTTCATTGCCGTGCTCTCGGCCTTCTGTCTCGGAAGCGAGCCGATCATGTTCAAGTTCGGCATCTTCTCGAAGGGCGCTGCCAATGACAACATCATGACCATGCTCATGATCTACATCCTGGCGGGTGCCTTCTCCGCTGTGGCTGCTGCCATGGGCGGCCGCGACGCAACGGTGAATCTTGGCATCAGCATGGTCCCGGCACAGTACCTGACGGCCGGCATCTTCCTCATTTCCGCCTTCATGGGAACGGCCACGGGCACATCCATGGGAACGGTAGCAGCCATCATACCGATCGCAGCCGGCATCGGCGAGAAGAGCGGCATTTCCGCTCCCCTCATCATCGCGGCCTGCGTGGGCGGCGCGATGTTCGGCGACAATCTTTCCATGATTTCTGACACGACGATCGCGGCGACAAAGACACAGGGCTGCGCACTGAAGGACAAATTCAAGGTGAACTTCCTCATCGCCCTTCCGGCCGCCATTGCAACGATTGCCGTCCTCCTCATCCTTGGGACGCCGGGCGCAGCAATTCCTGACACATCGGGCGGATTCGACTTCATGAAGGTCCTTCCCTACATCGTCGTCCTCCTCCTTGCCCTCATGGGAACGAACGTCTTCCTCGTCCTTGTCATCGGCATCTTCCTCGCCGGCGGCATCGGGCTGTCGGCCGGGGATCTCACGATCATATCGCTTGCCCAGGCTGTCTGGAACGGATTTACCAGCATGAACGAAGCCTTCTTCCTCGCCCTTTTCTGCGGCGGCATTTCCGAGATGATTTCCTACTACGGCGGCATCACCTGGCTCATCAACAAGCTCCACGGCATGATCAGGGGACCGAAGACAGCACAGCTTGGCATCGCTTCCCTCGTCTCCCTTGTGGACTGTGCGACAGCGAATAACACCGTCGCCATCATCGTATCCGGCGACGTAGCCAAGCAGATCAGCGAGAAGTACAAGGTCGATCCGAGAAGAAGTGCTTCCCTCCTCGACATTTTCTCCTGCATCTTCCAAGGCATCATCCCCTACGGCGCGCAGCTCCTCACCGCGGCTGCCCTTGCCACGCAGAGCGGCGTGAAGATCACGACCCTCGATATCGTGCCGCACATGTGGTACTGCCTCTTCCTTGCCATCTTCGGCATCCTGTCCATCTTCATCCCCTACGCAGACGGCCTCTGCCGGAGGAATCCATGGGACTGGGAAAAAGGAAAACCCGTGGAAAATAAATAA
- a CDS encoding sulfite exporter TauE/SafE family protein: MDLLMQYLIICPLVMLAGFIDAIAGGGGLISLPAYMIAGIPVHHAIATNKMSSTMGTALATFKFARKGFIPWKIALSCVVCAFAGSTLGANLALLVNAHIFMLFMIIVLPLTAVYVQKTKSLIVEKEPLSFKKTTILSMAMALLIGVYDGFYGPGTGTFLLLLLTGVAHLSIHKANGVTKAINLTTNVAALCVFLLNAKVLFPLGIIAGLFGMAGNWLGASYFANGSARNVKPIIMIVLGIFFLKVIYELFFK, translated from the coding sequence ATGGACTTATTGATGCAGTACCTTATCATATGCCCTCTGGTCATGCTGGCCGGATTCATCGATGCGATTGCCGGAGGCGGCGGCCTGATTTCCCTGCCGGCTTACATGATCGCCGGGATTCCCGTTCATCATGCGATTGCGACAAACAAGATGAGCTCGACAATGGGTACGGCGCTTGCGACATTCAAGTTTGCAAGGAAAGGCTTCATCCCCTGGAAAATTGCGCTTTCCTGCGTCGTCTGCGCTTTTGCCGGCTCGACCCTTGGCGCAAACCTGGCCCTTCTTGTCAATGCCCATATCTTCATGCTCTTCATGATCATCGTGCTCCCGCTGACTGCTGTCTACGTGCAGAAGACGAAGAGCCTCATCGTGGAAAAGGAACCGCTCTCCTTCAAGAAGACGACCATTCTCAGCATGGCCATGGCTCTTCTGATCGGCGTCTACGACGGTTTCTACGGCCCGGGCACAGGCACATTCCTGCTGCTCCTCCTGACGGGAGTCGCCCACCTTTCCATCCATAAGGCCAACGGCGTCACGAAGGCCATCAACCTGACGACGAATGTCGCCGCCCTCTGCGTCTTCCTCCTGAATGCGAAGGTCCTCTTCCCGCTTGGCATCATTGCAGGGCTCTTCGGCATGGCAGGCAACTGGCTGGGCGCTTCCTACTTTGCGAACGGCAGCGCAAGAAACGTGAAGCCGATCATCATGATCGTCCTTGGCATCTTCTTCCTGAAGGTCATTTACGAATTATTCTTTAAGTAA
- a CDS encoding DUF1294 domain-containing protein — MEQAIPVILICINLAVFFLYGEDKRRSIRGEWRISERNLLLAAFCFGSLGAFLGMKHYHHKTKHWKFRILVPGMLLIQVVILAGLFLMGRLY; from the coding sequence ATGGAACAAGCGATTCCGGTGATTCTTATCTGCATCAACCTCGCCGTATTTTTCCTTTACGGCGAAGACAAGAGGCGTTCAATCAGGGGGGAGTGGAGGATTTCAGAGAGAAATCTTCTCCTTGCCGCTTTCTGCTTCGGATCTCTTGGCGCATTTCTTGGCATGAAGCATTACCATCACAAGACGAAGCACTGGAAATTCCGCATCCTTGTCCCTGGGATGCTCCTTATCCAGGTTGTCATTCTGGCAGGATTATTTCTTATGGGACGCTTATACTAG
- a CDS encoding ADP-ribosylglycohydrolase family protein has product MAEIEKFRGAIIGASCGDALGYPLQNLSVARIKHRFGPFGLRTLVGDPKNGKKAPVSDNTQTLLATIDGILWADAKKLDIIEGIYRSYMRWYYSQTGEEPRRGQKTWMRRQSHEREFCLVREKFMHARRNPEEGLLGAFSKDGRGSTKNKVNDSKGSASLARAVPIGLTFAGDGKMAFDTAVKAAALSHSNPIAYYSSGALACIIACLAEGMSFPKSLDYAESILTKMHKTDPILSLMSAARQQADNRPAGKTGVWDHIDSIASFGDGTNAEEALAIAIYCSIAVDDPLEAVIISANHGGKSNTTAAITGAIEGVRFGDTFIPGYWTDVLEGKEAISFLTDKLFYVYDKYRPGKR; this is encoded by the coding sequence ATGGCGGAGATAGAGAAGTTTCGCGGCGCAATCATAGGCGCCTCGTGCGGGGATGCATTGGGGTATCCGCTGCAGAATCTCTCCGTGGCCAGAATTAAGCATAGATTTGGTCCATTCGGACTGCGCACCCTCGTGGGCGATCCGAAAAACGGAAAGAAAGCACCTGTTTCTGACAACACACAGACACTCCTGGCAACAATCGACGGGATACTTTGGGCGGATGCCAAGAAGCTCGATATCATAGAAGGTATATACAGAAGCTATATGCGCTGGTACTACAGCCAGACGGGTGAAGAACCGAGAAGAGGCCAGAAGACCTGGATGAGACGCCAGTCCCATGAAAGGGAATTCTGCCTCGTCAGAGAGAAATTCATGCACGCGCGCAGAAATCCGGAAGAAGGGCTTCTGGGAGCCTTTTCCAAGGACGGCCGCGGCTCGACGAAAAATAAAGTGAATGACAGCAAGGGGAGCGCCTCCCTGGCAAGAGCCGTTCCGATCGGCCTCACCTTTGCAGGCGACGGGAAGATGGCCTTTGATACAGCCGTCAAGGCAGCAGCCCTTTCCCATTCCAATCCGATCGCATATTATTCTTCCGGCGCTCTTGCATGCATCATCGCATGCCTGGCAGAAGGCATGTCATTCCCGAAATCTTTGGATTATGCGGAATCCATCCTGACGAAGATGCACAAGACCGATCCGATCCTGTCCCTCATGTCGGCAGCCCGCCAGCAGGCAGACAACCGCCCGGCAGGAAAGACAGGCGTATGGGACCACATCGACTCCATCGCATCCTTTGGCGACGGAACGAATGCAGAAGAAGCACTGGCGATTGCCATCTACTGCTCCATTGCCGTAGATGATCCGCTCGAAGCCGTCATCATTTCCGCCAACCATGGAGGAAAGAGCAATACGACAGCTGCCATCACTGGCGCTATCGAAGGCGTACGCTTCGGCGATACCTTCATCCCGGGTTACTGGACAGACGTCCTTGAAGGAAAGGAAGCCATTTCCTTCCTGACAGACAAACTCTTCTACGTCTACGACAAGTACCGTCCGGGCAAAAGATAA